AGCCAGCGCTTGTTTCGGCGCCCCGCGCGCGATGATATCGCCGGCCTTCATCACCACCATGGAATCGGAGTAGTGGCCCGCCAGCATGAGATCGTGCAGGACCACAACCACCGTTTTGCCGGCGCGCGCCTGTGCGCGAGCCAGCTCCAGCATGCTCATGGCATGGGCGGGGTCGAGGAAGGTCGTGGGTTCATCGAGAAGCAGCACCGGCGTATCTTGCGCAAGCGCGAGTGCCAGCCAGACGCGCTGGCGCTGCCCGCCCGACAGCGAAGCGATATCGCGATCGAGGAAGTCCACAATCTCCGTGGCTTCGCAGGCCTGGGCGATGATCTCCCGGTCCGTTGGAGAAAGGCCGCGCATCCTGCCCTGATAGGGGTGGCGCCCGCGCGCAACCAACTCGCCTACCCGCAATCCATCGGGTGCTACAGGGTGCTGTGGCAGCAGCGCCACCTGCTGCGCGGCTTCCTTCGCATTCATCGCATGCAGGTCAGCTTCCCCGACCATGACGCTGCCCTGCCGCGGGGCCAGGATTTTAGACAGCGTTTTGAGCAGCGTGGACTTGCCGCAGCCGTTGGGCCCGATGAGCGTGGTGACCTCACCGGCGCGTGCATGCAGGTCGACGCCGGCGAGAATATCCTCACCGTCCTTATATCCCGCATGGATGCCGGTGGCTTGGAGGCTGCACCGGCGCTTCGAGCGCGTGGGCTGATTATCCGTCATATCTTTTCCTTCATCCACGTACGAGTGTGTAGCACTTTTTGGGTGGCTCGTTTGCCCAATCCGCGCTGTGGCGCGCCACAGCGATTAGCTGCGCCGGGCCGCATTCCACACCAAGACCACCAGAGCGCAGCCGCCGATGACCGAGGAGACCGCGCCCACCGGGGCGTTGACCGGAATCGCGCCGGCGATAACGGCGCACACGGTCAACAGCGCCGCACCTGCGGCTGCCGATGCCACCGGCGATGGCGTGGGCGTGCGCGCCGCCATCCGCGCCAGGTGCGGGGCCAGCAGGGCGATAAACCCAATGGGCCCCACCACCGAGACCACCACGGCGCAGATCCCGGTTGCCGCGATGAGCAGCAAGGCGCGCTGGCGGGAGATATTTACGCCCAGGGTGATGGCAGAGGAATCATCGTGGGCAAGCAGCGGCAGCTCCCGCGCGCACCAGATGCCTATGGCAAGAAACGGCGCTAATGCCACGAGTAGAGGCACGATGACCTCCATGCGCACGAACCCGGTCGAGCCCGCCAGCCACGTTTGCGCCTCCGCTGCGCGCTGGATCTGCGCGCTGCGCATCAAATACGCCACGACGGCCTGAAACATCAGTGATAAGGCAATGCCGACGATGACGATGCGGTTGCTCGTGCCGATGCCACCCAGGACGGCGAGGAGGATGACAACGAGGAAGGCGCCGATCATCGCCAAGCATGCCCGCCACCAAAAGTCCGGGATGCCGTCCGCGAAACCGGGGCGCGAATGCACGGTGCCCAGCACCACCAGCACCGATGCGCCGCCGGTCACGCCCAGGATATCCGGCGATGCCAGTGGATTGCGGGCCATGGTCTGCGTCCATGAGCCGGCCACGCCGAGGGCGGCGCCGACGATGACGGTGGCGATGGCGACCGGCAGGCGCAGGTCCCACACCACCCTGATGTGGCTCTCGCTGCCGCCGCCGGTGAGCACATCGAAGACCTGCCGCGGGCTTAGGTCCAAAGGCCCTTGCCCCAGTAACACCAGGTACGCGGCGAGGGCGATAAGGGCAAATACCAGCGTGGCGGCGAGCACGCGGACGTGCCTGCGACGCTGCTGCGCTTGCAGGGTACTGCTTATTGTTGTCATGCGTTATCGCCCCACGCTCTGCCCACGCCGCGGTGGGCGCCCCAAATGAGGAAGGGCGCGCCCACTATGGCAAGCACGATGGACATTTCTAGCTCCGAATTACCCACGATGAGCCGGCCGATGATATCCGCGGCGAGCACGGCGCAACCGCCCAAAAGCGCGGAGGGCAGGATCATCGTGGCAACGCTGGGGCCGACCACCCGCCGCACGATGTGGGGAATGGCGAAGCCAACGAAGGCGATGGGACCTGTTGCCGCCGTCGCGCTGCCGGCTAGCACCACGACGCTTAGCGCCGCGCCCACCCGCGCGGTGGTCGGGGATCCGCCCAAGGCGAGCGAGGACTCCTCCCCCATCGCCAAAAGATCAAGCGGCCTGGCCGCCATTGTCGCGCACGCTAGGCCGATGAGGAGGCCAATGCCCGCGATGGCGACGTCTTCTGGACCGCGCCCGAAGGTCGAGCCGATGGTCCAGCGCCGCATGCTATCGAGCACGTCCGTGGAATACAGGCCGATGATCGCCGCGCCCGAYCCCAAGGCGGSGGAGACGCCGGCGCCGACGAGAATGAGCGTCAGTGGGTCCKGGAACCGCCGCGAGACGGCCAGAACCAGCAGCGTGGTAATGCCCGCGCCAACGAGCGCGAGGGTGGTCCGCATGCCGGTGGTGGTAGCGATGCCAATGGCCGTGCCTAGGGCAACGAAGAACGACGCGCCCGCGGTAATACCGATAAAGCCCGGGTCCGCCAGCGGGTTCCTGGTCCACGATTGCGCCAAGACACCGGCGACGGCAAGGGCCGCGCCGGCGAAATAGGCCAAGAAGGTGCGCGGCATGCGCAGGTTCCACACGATATCGCGGATATCCTGCTCGCCTGCCCTGCGCAGCGCGGCGATGACCTCATCGGGTGGAATGGAACGGGAACCCAGCGCCAAGGACGCCACCGCCAGCGCGAGGCTGGCGAGGATGAGGGCGACAAGGAACGTCGTGCGACCCTTTCCCCGCTCCATCACCGGTGTGGCTGTGGGGTTTTGCGCTGTGGAACCCGTCTGGATAGTCTGGCCGTCCTTCGTGGTTGCTGACAATTACAGCTTCTCTTCAAACTTATCTATTGCCCAAGGGATGGTCACTGGGTTCGGCATGCTCATGGCGTTGCCAGTATCCGTGTCCAGGTAGCGCACACGCTTATCCTTGACTACATCGAGGCCCTGGAAGGTCTTATCCTTCTTCAAGACATCGGCAGAGCCGTTGTAGTCCAGGACAAAGAGGTGATCAACCTGGTTCAGCTTTGCGTAGTTTTCCGGGGCAATGTCAACGAAGAAGCTGCTGCCATCGCCCTTCAACTCATCGGGGATTTCCATGCCAAGATCCTCGATGAACTGGCCGCGCCCATCCTCATCGGTGTACAGGCCAATCTTGCCGTCATAAGGCATGACGATGGCTGCGGACTTGCCCTGCAACTCGGTGTGCTCGCGGCGGAATTCCTCGAAGGCGTTCTCGGTGTCCTTGATAAGTTTATCGCCTTCGTCTTCCTTATCCACGGCATCCGCGATGGCCTCAACTTGGTCCTCCCAGGGAACCTGCCAGTCTTCATAGCCATCCGGCTTGACGGTGGTCGGCGCGATATCCTCCAGGGATTCCTTCGTGCGCGCATCTACTGCCTGGTTCACAGCAATAATCTTGGTGGGATCAGCAGCGGTAATCTGCTCGAAGGTATCCGCGGTGAAACCAGTTGCGGTGTTGTAGATGACCTCAGGCTTGGCATCGCCAAGCAGCTTCTTTGACCACGGGCCAACGCCGGAAGGATCGCCATCGCCCTCAGCGCCCCACGGCGCCACCGTCACGGGAGTAATGCCTAGGGCGAGCAGCGTATCGGCATCCCCCAGGCCCAGGCTAGCCACGCGCTCTTCGCTGGCGGCGTCGGTGGACTGCGTGCTTTCATCGCCCTCACCACGCGAGCAACCGGCTAATGCGACGGCTCCGGCTGACAGCAGTGCCACAACGCCCATGGTGCGGCGTCCGAAAATCTTCATGAAGCTGGCCCTTTCAAAAAGGAAGAAATTGACGTTGCTGATCCTAGACCCCAATCAAAGGATTAGGCAAGGCTTAGCTTCGAACGAGTATGTTGAATGCATGAGCTGTTCCCTACAATCGTCCCCGATGACTGAACACCAACTGATTCCCGTTACCCTGACCGCGAATGAACTGATCCGGCCGCGCCTGCACCGCCTGACGTTTCATGCCGAGGCGTTCCGGACGTATGACCTTGCCGGCCCCGATGAATTCTTTGGCCTTGTCATGCCCCAAACCGGGCAGGAATTTACGCCCTTCCCCGTCGACGGCGTTAACCTCCGAGCCGCCGTCGCCGCTATAGACGAGGAGACGCGGCCGGACCTGCGCTGGTACACCATCCGCGCGCTCCACCCCGAGGAGGCCACTATCGATGTCGATGTGGTCACCCACGGCGATTCCGGCCCCGGCTCGCGATGGATTCTGCGCGCGCAACCCGGCGATACAGCGGGGTTCTTTACCTGCAACGAGATGTGGCGGCCTACCGAGGCTGCGCAGCTATTGGTCGCCGATGCCTCCGCCCTGCCTGCCCTTCGGCACATCCTTTCCTACCAAGAGGAACATGACCCAGCGAAGCTCGGTTCCACCGACGTTGTAGCGGTGGTCACCAGCGATGACGAGGTAGAGCCCGGGCTTACGGACAGGTGGGAGTCCCGCGTGCGCAGCATGCGCGTCCTTCGCACCGAGCCGCACAAGGAGGCGGATTCTGTCGTTGCCACGCTGAAAGCAGATTATGCCGGTGCGCCGACGCCAGGATACGTGTGGGTCTCCGGCGAGGGGGACTTGGCGAAGAAGGTCCGGGGCCTCGTGGTGAGAGATTGGGGCCTTTCTTCCGACGACGTCACCTGGGTGCCCTACTGGTTCTACGGAAGGGCCCGGCCTTAAGAGCTCTAAAACAGCGAAAGGCCCCTGTATCGAACCATATGGTCCGGTACAGGGGCTGCGCTGGCTAGGTTTTACTTAGCCTTCTCGATGATCTTTACGAGACGGAAGTGCTTGTCCTTGGACAGCGGGCGGGTCTCAGCGATACGTACGAGATCGCCTACGCCTGCGGTTTCTTCCTCATCGTGCGCCTTAACCTTCTTGTTAGAGCGCATGATCTTGCCGTACAGAGCGTGCTGCTTGCGGTCTTCGATCTCGACGACGATGGTCTTGGACATCTTGTCCGAGACGACGTAGCCGGTGCGGACCTTAGGAGCACCCTTGACCTTCTCCTTCTTCGGAGTTGGTCCCTTCTTGGATTCAGTCACGTTAGCCTCACTCATGATTAAGCCTCAGCTCCCGGAGCGACAGACAGGCCCAGCTCGCGCTCGCGCAGAACGGTGTAGATGCGGGCAATGTCGCGCTTAACCGTGCCGATGCGGCGGTTGTTGGTCAGCTGGCCGGKGGSCTTCTGGRAACGAAGGKTGAACAGTTYTTCCTTCGCATCCTTCAGACGGGKTTCCAGCTCTGCGTTGTCGAGCTCACGGAACTCGTGGGCGGGGGTACCGGTTGCCATTAGAACTGGTCCTCCTTCTTGATGATGCGGACCTTGCAAGGAAGCTTCTGGCCAGCGCGGCGCAGAGCCTCGATTGCAACAGCCTCAGTTGGGTAGCTCATCTCGAAAAGTACGCGGCCAGGCTTCACGTTAGCCACCCACTTCTCAACCGGGCCCTTACCAGAACCCATACGAACACCGAGCGGCTTCTGGGTCAACGGACGGTCCGGGAAGATGTTGATCCACACCTTGCCACCACGCTTAACGTGGCGGTTGATGGCAATACGTGCGGCCTCAATCTGACGGTTGGTGATGTACGCAGGCTCCAGTGCCTGGATTGCGTAATCGCCGAAGTTAATGCGGTTTCCGCCCTTGGACACGCCACGACGGCTCGGGCGGTGCTGACGGCGGTACTTAACACGCTTAGGAATCAGCATGGATTAGCCCTCCTGCTTCTGCTGTGCACGCTGGCGGCGCTGGCCACCGCGGCGGGAGCGACCGTTGCGGTCACCACGGCCACGGCCCTGTGCCGGAGCGTTCAGTTCGGACTCGCGTACGCCACCGACGACGTCACCCTTGTAGATCCACACCTTGATGCCGATGCGGCCGAAGGTGGTGTGGGCCTCTGCGGTGCCGTAGTCGATCTCGGCGCGAAGAGTGTGCAGCGGAACGCGGCCCTCGTGGTAGCGCTCGACGCGGGACATTTCTGCACCGCCCAGGCGGCCGGACAGCAGGATCTTGATGCCCTTAACCTGTGGCTGGCGCATAGCGGACTGGATAGCCTTGCGCATTGCACGACGGAATGCGACGCGGTTAACCAGCTGCTCCGCAATGGAGTGAGCAACGAGGGTTGCGTTTGCGTCTACCTGCTTGACCTCGAGGATGTTGAGGGCAACCATCTTGCCGGTGAGCTTTTCCAGCTCGCGACGGATGCGGTCAGCCTCAGCACCACGGCGGCCAATCACGATGCCCGGGCGGGCGGTGTGAATGTCCACGCGTACGCGGTCACGGGTGCGCTCGATAACAATGTCGGCGATGCCGGCGCGCTCGAGGCCCTTGTTGAGGTAGTTACGAATCTTGATGTCTTCGGCTACGTAGTTCGCGTAGTCCTTATCCGCGAACCAGTGGGTCTTCCAGTCGGAGGTGATGCCCAAACGTAGGCCGTGAGGATGGATCTTCTGGCCCATTACTTGGCCCCTTCCTGCTGGCTTTCGACAACCACGGTGATGTGGCTGGTGCGCTTACGAATCATGAATGCACGACCCTGTGCACGCGGCTGGAAACGACGCATGGTCGGTCCCTCGTTGGCGTATGCCTCAGAGATGACCAGGGTGCGTGGGTCGAGGCCGAAGTTGTTCTCAGCGTTAGCGGCTGCGGAAGCAACGACCTTTGCAACTGGCTTGGAAGCACCCTGCGGTGCGTACTTCAGGATTGCCAAAGCTTCGCTTACGGACTTGCCGCGGACCAGATCGAGCACACGACGTGCCTTCATCGGGGTAACGCGGACGTAGCGGGCCGTGGCGGATGCGGAGGTGATGGTCTCACTCATCGCTTATCGACGTCCCTTCTTGTCATCCTTGACGTGACCCTTAAAGGTCTTGGTTGGTGCAAACTCGCCCAACTTGTGGCCGACCATGGAGTCCTCGATGAAGACCGGCACATGCTTGCGGCCGTCGTGGACGGCGAAGGTGTGTCCGATGAAATCGGGGAGAATGGTCGAGCGGCGAGACCAGGTCTTGATGACCTGCTTGGTGCCTGCATCGTTTTGAGCATCCACCTTGTTGAGGAGGTGCTCATCGACGAACGGGCCTTTCTTAAGGCTGCGTGGCATTGTTTACCTCCTCTTAGCGCTTCTTGTTCGGGCGACGACGGCGCACGATCATGTTGTTGGAGTAACGGTTCGGGTTGCGGGTGCGACCCTCCTTGTGACCCCATGGGGACACTGGGTGGCGACCACCGGAGGTCTTACCCTCACCACCACCGTGTGGGTGGTCAACCGGGTTCATAACGACACCACGGACGGTCGGGCGAACGCCCTTCCAACGCATGCGGCCGGCCTTGCCCCAGCGGATGTTCATCTGCTCGGCGTTGCCAACTTCACCAACCGTTGCGCGGCAACGGATGTCCACGCGGCGGATTTCAGAAGACGGCATACGCAGAACTGCGTACTTGCCTTCCTTACCCAGCAGCTGGATGGAAGCACCAGCAGAGCGAGCCAGCTTAGCGCCAGCGCCAGGCTTGAGCTCAACAGCGTGGATGGTCGAACCGGTCGGGATGTTGCGCAGCGGCAGGTTATTGCCCACCTTGATATCTGCGTTCGGGCCGGACTCGACAACGGCACCCTGCTTCAGGCCCTTCGGCGCAATGATGTAGCGCTTCTCGCCATCTACGTAGTGCAGCAATGCAATGTTTGCGGTGCGGTTCGGGTCGTACTCAATGTGAGCGACCTTTGCCGGAATGCCGTCCTTGTCGTTACGACGGAAGTCGATCAGACGGTAACGGCGCTTGTGGCCACCGCCGATGTGGCGGGKGGKGRTGCGGCCGKAGTTATTACGACCACCGGTTTTGCTCAGCGGGCGCAGCAGGGRCTTCTCCGGAGTCGAACGAGTGATCTCGTCAAACTCAGATACGGAGGATGCGCGGCGACCCGGAGTTGTCGGCTTGTACTTACGAATAGCCATAATTCTTCCTTTTCCTTTCGGCTCTCCGGTGGCGCTTAAGCGCCTGCGCCGAAGACGTCGATGGAGTCGCTGCCTTCACGGAGCGTCACGTATGCGCGCTTGGTGGACTTACGCTGACCGAAGCCGGTGCGGGTGCGCTTGCGCTTACCTGCACGGTTTACGGTATTCACGGAGTCGACCTTCACGTCAAAGATCTGCTCGACGGCATCTTTAATCTGGGACTTGTTGGAGTCTGGGGAGACGAAGAACGTGTAAACGTTCTGCTCCATCAGACCGTAGGACTTCTCAGATACAACCGGGGCGATGATGACATCGCGCGGGTTAGAAATCTTAGCCATTAGTTCTCCTCCTTATCCGCGCCGGTAGCGCGAGTGATGAAGGTGTGTAGCGCCTCAACGGAGAACACAACGTCATCGGAGTAGAGAACGTCGTAGGTGTTGAGCTGACCGGCGTCCAGGATCTGAACGTTCGGCAGGTTATTAGCGCTACGACGGGCGTTGATATCCTCGCGGCCGATAACCAGCAGCACGTTGTCGCGCTCGGTCAGGGACTCGAGGAAAGCCTTGGCCGCCTTGGTGGACGGCTTCTGGCCTGGAACCAACTCTTCGATGACATGGATGCGCTCGTTGCGAGCACGGTCAGACAACGCACCGAAGAGAGCAGCCTTGATCATCTTCTTAGGGGTGCGCTGTGCGTAGCTACGTGGCTGCGGGCCGTGGACGGTGCCACCGCCGGTGTAGTGCGGCGCACGGATGGAACCCTGGCGCGCACGACCGGTGCCCTTCTGGCGGAAAGGCTTGCGGCCACCACCACGGACAGCGCCGCGAGTCTTGGTGGCGTGGGTGCCCTGACGAGCAGCAGCAAGCTGTGCGTTGACAACCTGGTGCATCAAAGCAACGGATGCCTCGGTGTCAAAGATTTCAGCCGGCAGGTCCACGGAGCCATTGGTCTTACCTTCAGAGGTGTGGACGTCTAGCTTGAGGTTGCTCATGCGTGTGCACCGCCCTTCACTGCGGTCTTAACGGTGACGAGGCCGCCGCGCGCACCAGGGATAGCACCCTTGATGAGCAGCAGGTTGGACTCGACATCGACTTTCTGAATCTTCAGGTTTTGGGTTGTCACGCGGTCGTGGCCCATGCGGCCAGCCATGCGCTTGCCCTTGAAGACGCGGCCCGGGGTAGCAGCGCCACCGATACCACCAACGCGGCGGTGAGCGGCCTGGTTACCGTGAGCTGCGCCCTGACCCTGGAAGCCGTGGCGCTTCATAGCACCAGCGTAGCCGTGGCCCTTGGTCTGGCCGGTGACGTCAACGAAGGTGATGCCTTCGAAGATGTCTACCTTGACCTCTTGGCCAACCTCGTATGCGGAGGTGTCGTCCATGCGGATTTCTGCAACGTGACGACGCGGGGTTACGCCAGCCTTCTTGAAGTGACCAGACTCAGGCTTGTTTGCCTTGCGTGGGTCAATCTCGCCAAAGGCGATCTGGATGGCACTGTAACCATCGGTTTCGGGGGTGCGAATCTGGGTGACAACGCATGGCCCTGCTTCAACGACGGTAACCGGAACAACGCGGTTCTCATCGTCGAAGACCTGGGTCATGCCGAGCTTCTTGCCCAGAATGCCCTTGATCTCGTTTTCACTCATTATTAGTTCTCCACCAAAGTCGCTTACTGGATGTTCACGTCGACGCTTGCCGGAAGATCGATGCGCATCAAAGCATCAACGGTCTTCGGGGTCGGGTCGAGAATATCGATCAGGCGCTTGTGCGTGCGCATCTCGAAGTGCTCGCGAGAGTCCTTGTACTTGTGCGGAGAACGAATAACTGCGTACACGTTCTTCTCGGTTGGGAGCGGCACTGGGCCAACTACACGAGCACCCGTACGGGTAACGGTCTCGACGATCTTCTTTGCAGAAGCGTCGATTGCCTCGTGGTCATAGGCCTTCAGCCGAATGCGGATCTTTTGTCCCGCCACGCTTATCCTCTTCCTCGCTTCCCCACTTTCACATTCCCGGCGTTTCCGGGGCGTGAAGCGGTGGGAAATTGCTTCTCGATTTCTCTATAACGTTGTCCGGGCCTGGGGCCTGACACAACGCCAGTGGTCTGACTGTCATGACAACCAAGAGATACAGCACATGGCAAATGCCAGTCTGCAGTGCTCCTGACGGGGTACAAGACCCGTAGTCAAAGTATTGTGAAGAGGACGGTTTTCACGCATTACACGTGGAGAGTGTCCTATTCGCTAACTGCCGCTGTTTATTTGCCATGCCCCTTCTCCGGTCCATCGTCTCGGGGTGTCTCTGCTCTAGCGCGGACCTAGCCCGATCGGATGACCTTCCAGTCTGTGTTTCAGGAAACCCCTGAGCCACGGTGACAACGAAGGTGTCATGTTCGCTTTACCAGCTCAGCGTCTCCCCGATATGCACCGTGTTTAAGACGGCCCATTATCGGTTCGCGCTGCCCTGTTAAAGCAACCTAAGTATTTAAGCACGATGGGCTGGTGTTTTTCAAACCACTCCGGCAATAGTGCCAATAATCACGTTTTGGTAAATATTGTTGTCCTAGACCCCACGTCTGCTTGGGCGGTAGGTACGCTCAAGGAAGGATTTTGAACCGTTGGTTCTTGGTCCTTCAATTTCATATTGCGACCATGCAAGTCAATTTTTAAGGAAAGGCCTTAAAGACCATGTCTGAGAACAACACTCCTGCAAAGCACTCTGAGAACAACGTTGCCGCTTCTGAAGAGCGCGAGGTAAACAACAACCTGGAGACTCAGTACGGCACCACCACCATTGATGACGTCGTTGTTTCCAAGATCGCTGGCATTGCAGCCCGCGAAGTTTCCGGCGTTGACTCCCTCGGTGGCGGCGGCGCTCGCATGATGGGCACCATCCGCGAGTCCTTCGGTGCATCCGAGGACGTACGCCAGGGTGTTGACGTAGAGGTAGAAAACGGCTCCGCAAAGATCGAGATCGCCATCACCGCTGAGTACGGTGTTGCTATCCACGAGCTGGCTGAGGCAATCCGCCGCAACATCATGAATGCTGTCGAGCGCATGACCGGCCTGACCGTAGAGCGCGTTGACGTTGTCGTTCACAACGTCAAGCTGCCGAAGGAAGACTCCGAGTCTGAAGAGCAGGCTGCACTGAACCAGGGCCAGGCATAAGAACAATGCCTGAACCCCGAGCACAATTTGAGCTCGAGGTAAGCCACGCTCACGCAATTGCGGAAGCGGTGCAAAAGCTCAACGGTGTCGCGGGCCTTGACGGCGGACGCTACGGCTCGGTGAACCTACTCTTCCCGGGCGAAAGGGTTTCCGGCATGCGCCGGCCCGATCCCCGCGACGATCGCCACCTGCAAATCAACGTTCGCGTTGATATCAGTGCGCAACCTGATCTGTACCGTCTGGCGGAAGAAATCCGCTCGACCGCCCGCAAGGCATGTACGGAACTAGATCGCGTCGACGTTGAGTTTTCTGATGCCGTAGATGGCTTATCCGCTGCTCCCTCGAAGGATTAGATATGAAAAATTACACCACATTGGGCATTGTTATCGGCCTGCTACTTGCCTTCTTTTTGTACTTAGGTTGGGGTTGGATGCTGCTGGCCGTGCTGCTTGCTGCCATCGGTGGCCTCTTGGGCTCCCACTTTGATGGCCGCATCGACCTCACCGCTGTGTGGAATGGCCTCATTGGCAAGGAGAAAGGCCAAGGCTAATGTCAGAAGGTTCCACTAAGGGCCACACGCGTTTCTCGCTGCGGACCATGGAACGAATCGTGACCGCCGCAATTGCTAGCGTGCCTGGCACAAAAGATTTAGATGCCAAGCTTGCTGGCATTGGCGGACGCGGTTATCCACGGGTTTCGGTACAGATGGATCCAGAGCGTGAAGTCGCTGCCGTGAGCGCGACCATCGCTGTGGTGTGGCCGTCTCCGGTTACCGCAGTCGCGGAAAGTACGCGTGCCGCCATTTCAGAGGCTATTGCTGCCCATACCGGCTATTCCACCACCCGCGTTAATGTCACCGTCGGTGAATCGGTTCCGGATACCCGGGTTACCGCAGAACAGCTTGCGCAGCGTCCTGCCGCTTCAGCTTTTACCCCGGAGGTCAGTCCTTCTACCGTGACCCAACCCGTTACTCAGGACTCGGTCGAAGTGCGAAGCATCGAGACTCCGGAAGAAGCAACGGTTCGCAACGTCGACACCCCGCAAGAGGCGGAAATCCGCGAAATTTCTTCTGGAAAGGAAGTTGCTGTTCGCGGAGTATCGACACCCTCTGGTGACACGCCAGTGCGCTCCGTCGATACGCCGCGAGAAGCATCGGTGCGCAGCATTTCCGCTGCTCTTCCAGACCACCAGCTGCTAGAAATTAGCGCTCCAGAAGATCACGAACCGCGTCGCATCGTCGAACCACGCCCAGAGCAGGTACGCAGCGTTCGCGCTCCGCGCCCTGGCAGGTTGCTTCCGAGCGGACAGGTACGCCCCTTTGTCAAAAAGGCAAAGGTCTCTGTTCCCCGTCCGCAGCCTTTGCGCAAAATCGAGATCGACAATTCAGAACAGAAAAAGCGCGTTCGCATTGCCCGCCCGGCTCCCCTGCGCAAGGTGCAGCCACCGCGCCCGCAGCCGCTGCGCAAGATCGAGATCGACAACTCCCGAAGCGAGCAACGCGTGCGGACCGTTAGGCCCGCGTCACTGCGCAAGGTTCAGACCCCGCGTCAGGAACCGCTAAAGCGCATTGAGGTATCGCCAGCTAGCCAGCGCCCGTTGCACGTCTATGCGCCACGACCTGAGCCGCTGCGTGCCATTTCCATTACCCCGTACCACGAGCAAGGAGGCAATAATGGCTGAAATGAATTTGCCTGAGCATTTCGGGCAGCGGCCCAAGGCGTCTCCTGCAGTGCGCACGTGGACCGTAATTCTGGGTTTCGTTCTGCTTGCCATTGGCATTGTGGGTGTCCGCGAAACCTGGCTTGTCGGAGCAGATGCCAATGCCCAATCGTGGGTTCAGCCGGTCCTTGATCTTATTGCCACCGAGCAATTAGAGACGTGGATGATCTGGGCTGGCGTGGCTTCCATCGTGGTTGGTCTCATCTTTGTATTCGCTGCGGTAAAGACCCGTCGCAATACCCACACCCAGGTCGCTTCCGAGTCCGCTTCCATGTGGATGCGGCCAGTCGATGTCGCGCGATTGAGCTCTGCTGCAGCACGCCGTGTTCCGGGAGTTGCTTCCGCGCAGACTTCGGCGGATACCAAGAGCGCGAAGGTCACCGTTAATGGCGATGAGCAAGACGCCGATTTGCCTGGGCGAGTGGAAAAGGCTGTCACCCGCGCTTTAGAGGTCCTTGCAGACCCACCCAAGGTCACCGTAGCCGTAGAGAAGATTCCGGAGATGGATAATCATGTCTAAAAAGCTTGCTACCTTTGACCGAATCCTCCTCGGCTTGCTTGGAATCATCCTCATCGCGCTAGGTGTATGGCCGATCCTCATTAACTTCAATGTGGAATTTGCTGA
This is a stretch of genomic DNA from Corynebacterium accolens. It encodes these proteins:
- a CDS encoding DUF6286 domain-containing protein, yielding MAEMNLPEHFGQRPKASPAVRTWTVILGFVLLAIGIVGVRETWLVGADANAQSWVQPVLDLIATEQLETWMIWAGVASIVVGLIFVFAAVKTRRNTHTQVASESASMWMRPVDVARLSSAAARRVPGVASAQTSADTKSAKVTVNGDEQDADLPGRVEKAVTRALEVLADPPKVTVAVEKIPEMDNHV